The following proteins are co-located in the Gordonia polyisoprenivorans genome:
- the nadB gene encoding L-aspartate oxidase — translation MAVSRSADLVVVGAGVAGIAAALTARAAGLRVVLVHKGPRWQTDRTEQPTATFYAQGGVAVVMPDNPADSVDSHLADTLAAGAGLSDPVASRPILDAGWAAVSELISWGTQFDRDHTGALARTREGGHRVRRILHAGGDATGAAVQRALWSALREAQAAGGIECLDESVVTRVLTDVVGRVVGISYLRSGVDGVVGEPGVVSAPTVLLATGGAGHLYAATTNPSGATGDGIALALRAGARVADLEFIQFHPTMLYTPGERGRRTLVTEAIRGEGGRLVDVNGASVTAGVHPLGDLAPRDVVANAAMAALDRTGHPCVYLDVSGIDRFADRFPTVTAGVRAAGLSVESGLIPVVPGAHYQCGGVVTDTVARTGVPGLLAAGEVARTGLHGANRLASNSLLEGVVMGIRAAGVAVADRDAIRGAAVDEVHGDEVHGDGVHGDGDLPALDRRTLQDAMSRHVALRRDASGLAEVATLLASAPRRRIVGVADAEDASLTLAAGVVVAAAAARRESRGCHVRSDFPRSDVDVRSRYFGLERGVIAEVADAAPVSLPG, via the coding sequence ATGGCCGTGTCACGATCCGCCGACCTCGTCGTGGTCGGCGCCGGAGTGGCGGGTATCGCCGCGGCACTCACCGCGCGGGCAGCCGGACTCCGCGTCGTACTGGTGCACAAGGGTCCGCGATGGCAGACCGACCGCACCGAGCAGCCGACCGCCACCTTCTACGCCCAGGGTGGTGTCGCGGTGGTCATGCCCGACAACCCCGCCGACTCCGTCGACTCGCACCTCGCCGACACCCTGGCTGCCGGCGCAGGCCTGAGCGATCCCGTCGCGAGCCGCCCCATCCTCGACGCAGGCTGGGCCGCGGTCTCCGAATTGATCTCGTGGGGAACACAATTCGACCGTGATCACACCGGTGCGCTGGCTCGGACCCGAGAGGGTGGCCACCGGGTACGGCGCATCCTGCACGCCGGTGGCGACGCGACCGGCGCGGCCGTGCAACGCGCATTGTGGTCGGCGCTGCGCGAGGCGCAGGCCGCGGGCGGCATCGAATGCCTCGACGAATCGGTGGTGACTCGGGTGCTCACCGACGTCGTCGGCCGTGTCGTCGGCATCTCCTACCTACGCAGCGGCGTCGACGGAGTGGTCGGCGAGCCCGGCGTCGTGTCGGCACCGACGGTTCTGTTGGCCACCGGCGGTGCGGGGCATCTGTATGCGGCCACGACCAACCCGTCCGGGGCCACCGGCGACGGAATCGCGCTGGCACTGCGCGCCGGAGCCCGCGTCGCCGACCTCGAGTTCATCCAGTTCCATCCGACGATGCTGTACACGCCGGGCGAGCGCGGGCGGCGCACCCTGGTGACCGAGGCGATCCGCGGCGAGGGCGGCCGGCTCGTCGACGTCAACGGAGCGTCGGTGACCGCGGGCGTGCATCCGCTGGGCGATCTCGCTCCCCGCGACGTCGTCGCCAACGCCGCGATGGCTGCCCTCGACCGCACCGGTCATCCGTGCGTCTACCTCGATGTTTCGGGTATTGATCGTTTCGCCGACCGGTTCCCTACGGTCACCGCGGGTGTGCGGGCGGCCGGGCTGTCCGTCGAATCCGGTCTGATCCCGGTGGTGCCCGGGGCGCACTACCAGTGCGGTGGCGTGGTCACCGACACCGTCGCCCGCACCGGGGTGCCCGGTCTGCTCGCGGCCGGCGAGGTGGCCCGCACCGGTCTGCACGGAGCGAATCGCCTCGCCTCCAACAGCCTTCTGGAGGGCGTGGTCATGGGCATCCGCGCGGCCGGCGTCGCGGTGGCCGATCGCGACGCGATCAGGGGAGCCGCAGTCGACGAGGTGCACGGTGACGAGGTGCACGGTGACGGGGTGCACGGTGACGGGGATCTGCCCGCGCTCGACCGCAGGACCCTCCAGGATGCGATGAGCCGACACGTCGCGCTGCGCCGCGACGCCTCCGGCCTCGCCGAGGTTGCAACGCTGCTGGCGTCGGCGCCGAGGCGCCGGATCGTCGGGGTCGCCGACGCCGAAGACGCGTCACTGACCCTGGCTGCCGGTGTGGTCGTGGCCGCGGCCGCCGCGCGCCGCGAGTCACGCGGCTGCCACGTGCGATCGGACTTCCCGCGGTCCGACGTCGACGTGAGGTCGAGGTATTTCGGTCTGGAGCGCGGTGTGATTGCCGAGGTCGCCGACGCCGCGCCGGTGAGCCTCCCGGGGTAG
- a CDS encoding heavy-metal-associated domain-containing protein — MASEIYTVTGMTCGHCAASVREEIEEIPGVRSVDVTVDSGRVEVTSDTPLDREAVARAVTEAGYQLV, encoded by the coding sequence ATGGCGAGCGAGATCTACACTGTCACCGGCATGACCTGCGGTCACTGCGCCGCGTCGGTTCGCGAGGAGATCGAGGAGATCCCCGGTGTCCGCAGCGTCGACGTGACCGTCGATTCGGGACGGGTGGAGGTGACCAGCGATACGCCCCTCGATCGCGAGGCGGTCGCCCGCGCCGTCACCGAAGCCGGCTACCAATTGGTGTGA
- a CDS encoding metal-sensitive transcriptional regulator, translated as MDHAEHGYMGNKDDYLRRLRRIEGQARGLQRMVEEEKYCIDILTQVSAMTKALQAVSLGLLEEHMNHCVVRAAQEGDAEGKAKVDEAVQAIARLVKS; from the coding sequence ATGGATCACGCCGAACATGGCTACATGGGCAACAAGGATGACTATCTGCGCCGCCTTCGGCGGATCGAGGGCCAGGCTCGCGGTCTGCAGCGGATGGTCGAAGAAGAGAAGTACTGCATCGACATCCTGACCCAGGTCTCGGCGATGACCAAGGCCCTGCAGGCGGTCAGTCTCGGCCTGCTCGAGGAGCACATGAATCACTGTGTGGTCCGGGCGGCCCAGGAGGGCGACGCCGAGGGCAAGGCCAAGGTCGACGAGGCCGTGCAGGCCATCGCGCGTCTGGTTAAATCCTGA